Within the Thermostichus vulcanus str. 'Rupite' genome, the region CCGTGCCCCAGTTGGTGGATCGCCTCACCGCCCAAGGGATCGAAGTGGGGGTAGTGCCGACCCGAGATGGAGGTGCCTTTTGGGCGATCCTCGGCAACCTGTTGATTCCGGTGTTGCTGTTGGGGGGCTTGTTCTTCTTCCTGCGGCGGGCCAGCGGCGGGGCCAGTGGCCCTGGGCAAGCGATGAACTTCGGCAAATCGCGAGCTCGTTTTCAGATGGAAGCCAAAACCGGCATTAAATTCGACGATGTGGCCGGGATCGAAGAAGCCAAGGAGGAGCTGCAGGAGGTGGTCACCTTCCTGAAGAAACCGGAACGCTTCACGGCAGTGGGGGCCAAAATTCCCAAGGGCGTCTTGCTGGTCGGCCCGCCTGGAACCGGTAAAACCCTCCTGGCTAAGGCGATTGCGGGGGAAGCAGGGGTGCCCTTCTTCAGTCTCTCCGGCTCCGAATTTGTGGAAATGTTCGTCGGCGTAGGGGCTTCTCGGGTGCGCGACCTGTTTAAGAAAGCCAAAGAAAATGCCCCCTGCATCGTCTTCATCGACGAAATCGATGCCGTTGGTCGGCAGCGGGGAGCTGGCATTGGCGGGGGGAACGACGAGCGGGAACAAACCCTGAACCAGTTGCTCACCGAGATGGATGGCTTCGAGGGCAACACCGGCATCATCATCATCGCCGCCACCAACCGTCCTGATGTGTTGGATGCAGCCTTGCTCCGCCCCGGTCGTTTTGACCGCCAGGTGACGGTGGATCGGCCCAGTTTCAAAGGGCGTTATGAAATCCTGCGGGTCCATGCTCGGGGCAAAAAGTTAGCAGAAGAGGTCAACCTGGAGGCCATTGCCCGCCGTACCCCTGGCTTTGCTGGGGCGGATCTGGCCAATCTGCTCAATGAAGCGGCTATCTTGGCTGCTCGGCGCCAGCGCATGGCAATTACCAACCAGGATATTGACGATGCCATTGACCGCATTACCATTGGCCTCACCAAACCCCCCCTCTTGGATGGCAAAAGTAAGCGCTTGATTGCTTACCACGAATGCGGCCATGCTCTGCTGATGACCCTGCTACCCCATGCGGATCCTTTGAACAAGGTGACGATTATCCCCCGTTCTAGTGGGGCTGGCGGGTTTGCGCAGCAACTGCCCAATGAAGAACAAATTGACTCTGGCCTCTATAGCCGCGCTTGGTTGTTGGATCGGGTTGTGGTTGGCTTTGGCGGTCGGGCGGCAGAAGATATCGTCTTTGGCTACTCGGAAATCACCACGGGTGCCAGTAACGATTTACAGCAGAACACCAGTTTGGTGCGTCAGATGGTAACTCGCTTTGGGATGTCCGAGTTGGGTCCCCTCATGTTGGATCCCCCCAACAACGAAGTGTTTTTGGGGGGCGGCTGGATGAACCGCACGGAGTACTCGGAGGATGTGGCCGCTAAGATCGATCGCCAGGTGCGGCAACTGCTGGAGAGTTGCTACCAGAAAGCCAAGCAAATCCTGATGGAGAATCGGGCTTTGTTGGATCGGTTGGCGGATACGTTGGTAGAACGAGAAACCCTGGATGGAGATGAGTTCCGGGCGATTGTGGCGGAATATGTGCCCATTCCGGAGAAGTCTGGGTTGCCCAATCCGAAGTTGGCTTAAGGGATCCCATGTGATGAATTGCTGAATAGATCCATGGTTTGATTCACTGGGGAGGGTAGTTGCTGGGAGTTGAACCCTGGCGACTGCCCTTTTTTTCTGGATCCCCTTGTTCAAGCTGTTGTTATTTGAACTCATTGTTTATTTGATTGATCTTTATCTCGTCGGATTGATTCATGCTCACCTCTCCCTCTGCTCTGCCTGTACACCTCTACCGTTGTCTGAGCTGTGGGCAGGAAGGTTTGGCCCAAACGCCGAGGTGCGAACAGGGCCAGCCAGATCGGATCTATTGCCCCAGTTGCGGTCAGATTTACCCAATCTTGGCCTCTGGGGCTGTGGACTTTATCGGCAATCCATCGGATCTGCATCTGAGTCTGGCCCAAGCGATTGCCCATTCCCCCGGGTTTGCCTGGAGTTACGACCGACTGTGGCGGCCCTGGGCGCTGTCTCTGCTGACGGGGGAAAGTTTTGGCGCAGAACGGGAGGGCAAATTGCTGACGGAGTGGGTCGGAGCAGCGGATCCCGTTTTGGATTTGGGCACTGCCGGGGGGTACTGGAGCCGGTTGCTCTTGGCAGCAGATCCACAGCGGACGGTGGTGGGCTTGGATAATGCGGCTGGGGTATTGGTAGAAGCGGCTCAACAGGCCCAGCCTAATTGGCACCACTACACCCTAGTACGGGCTCGTGCCGAGCAGCTTCCCCTGGCTTCCGGAGCCTTTGGAGCGGTGATCAGTGGGGCCAGCTTGAACGAGTTGCCACTGGATCCCTCATTGCAGGAGATTGCCCGCATCTTGAAACCCGGGGGTGTGTTTGTCTCCATGCACAGCCAACAGATTCAGGGGTGGGGACAAACCCTACAGCAATGGCTCGGGGCAACAGGCTTGCGCTTTTTCTCGGAATCAGAGCTACAACAGCATTTGCACCAGGCGGGATTGCAGCTAGAACGTTATCTCAGTTTTGGATGGGTGGCTTTTGCGCGGGCGGTGCGCTCCTGATCTGCACGCTGTTCCAGAATATGGGTAGAATTGAGCACTCCAGACTGCTATAGGGGGATCCCTTGCACGAGATTTCCATCACCTGGGCTGACTACCACCGCAAAATCGAGGAGTTGGCTGTCAAAGTTTACGAAAGCGAGTGGGAATTTAACCAAATCGTCTGTATTGCCAAAGGGGGCTTGCGCATTGGCGATACCTTAGCCAGACTCTTCGATCTGCCATTGGCGATTCTCTCTGCTTCTTCATACTCCGGCCCCGGCAACCGCCAACGGGGAGTTCTGACCTTCTCGCGTGACTTAGCCATGACCACCGCCAATTTGGGGAGCGAGGTGTTGCTGGTGGATGATCTAGCGGACTCCGGTGTGACTCTAAAGCGGGCTGTCCATTGGCTCAAACATCACTACGGCTTCTACATAGAAGAGATTCGCACAGGTGTGTTGTGGTATAAGGCAGCTTCGGTGTATCAACCGGACTACTATGTGGATTACCTGCCGGATAACCCCTGGATCCATCAGCCCTTTGAACCTTACGAGCAACTGACTCCCCAACAACTGGCGCAATCGCTCAGGGCTTCCGGTTAGTTTAATCGGCGGGAAGCCCCGCCTGACGACTCCCCGCGCATAGAATGCGGGGGGTTCTTTAGGTTATCGGTTTCTCCCCCAGGCTCTCGCACAAGGCTACAGCATCCTGGGTCTTCAAACGTTCCCCTAAAGCTTTCGAGACGATGACCCTTCGGGTCGTGCGGAGCACGATGACCCTCCGGGTCGTGCGGAGCACGATGACCCTCCGGGTCGTGCGGAGCACGATTGAAGATGGGTTATTTATAGAGTGTGGTCGCCTGTTGCCAAGCCGTCATCAGGATGGTGTCCCAACCTTGACCCCAGGCTTGATTAGCCAGAGTCGCATTGAAACAGGCGGTTTCGAGATCCGCTGAAAGCGGGTCAGCAAGCTACGTTCGAGTTGGCTCTTCTTGACCCAGATCATCCGACCGTACCGGAAGCATTCCGTCGAAAATTCGCTGGTGGGTTGATCATCAACTTCGAGGTTGATGACGTGGATACTGAGTACGACCGAATGTGCAAGAGCGGGCTTCCAATTCTTCTGTCACTGCGCTCTGAGGACTTCGGTCAGAGGCATTTCATCACCTCTGATCCAAACGGTGTGCTTATCGACGTGATCAAGGTCATACCCCCTTCGGCAGCATATGCGACTCAGTATGAGGAGGAAACCTTGAAAGCCATTGGTACCAACCCCAGTCGCAAGGTATAACCCGCAGTCGCCTAACAATTCTGGTGCAGCGGATTGACTGAACCCGTCTGGGTTGGATGCAAAGCTTTTGGCAACCCCTGACCAGTACCGATCGGAACGGGATCCCACCGTGAGGCTAGGGATCCCTTTTTTTTGAGGTAGATGGAGCCAGTTAAGCGGTTTGCCCCTGAATTTCCTGCAGGGAGCGGAACAAGAGCACTGTAAAAATGTTGAGGATGGGCACAATCGCCGTGGTGACAGCCCCGATGACCACAGCCACCAACAGCCCCAAGTTCAGGGCAGCCGCAATCCCCCCCACAATCAAAGACAAAATCAGGATCGGGATCCCGAAAATCAAGCCCAGAGCCAAAAAGGCCCAGAATACCCCCCACCAGCGACCCTTCACCAGGTTCCAGCTATACCCCAATCCTTCTACTGCTCCTTGACCTTCCAAGGCAATCGCACAAATTAGGAAAGCCAGCTTTACCCCCAAATAAATGCCAGGGATCACAAACAGTAGTGAACCCCCAAAGACAATCAACGACAGGAGAATACTGCCCAACACCAAAGGCACTGCTTTGGAGATCGCTTGATCGAGGCTATTTCCCAACACGGGAGATTGCTGCTTCAGGTGCTGATCCACCAGCAAAAGGGCTGCTCCCCCCAGGATGGGCGCACCGACCACCACATAGGCCAGATTGAGCACTCCGCCCAGCACTGGGATAATTTCCCCAATGATTGGAATGAAAAAGCTGGGGGAGGCCAGAATCAGCAGAGGGGTATAGATGGGGTTGAGCAGTTGAAGCGACCGCTGCAGGAGCGGGATCGGGCTAAGCGTGGCGTTTTGCATGGCAGAGGGATCCTCGCGAGGAACAAGTCCACCCCTTTCATATCATGGGAAACCCGTCTTATTTCTGTGGATTGACTTAAGGAACTCGGCCCAAGCGCCTGTGAGGAGGGAGCAAGACTGGATCCGGGGCGCTCCCGCTTGTGGAGATGTTGGGAGAATAGATCTAACTCAAGCTCGCCCACCCTTGAGAACCGACTCCGCCGCCTGCTCGCCACTGCGTAGGGATCCCTCAATGCTGCTTTGCTGGGTATATTCTCCCGCCCAGACCAGCCCCTGGATGCCGGAAAAAACGGTGGGTAAATGGGCTTGAAACCCGGGCGGTTGCACAAACTGGGCAAAAGGGATCCGATAGACCCGCACCACCTGCAAATGCTCCACTGGCGCCTTGGGAAAGTAATCTTGCAGCTCGGCGCAACAGGTTTGGGCCAAATCCTCATCGCTCAGGGGTGGATCCCCCAGCACTACAACCGAATACAGATGTTGACCGGTGGGAGCCAGATCCGGGCTGATGTGGGTCAGTTCCACCCAGTGATTGATCCATCCCCGACCGCTGGCGTTGAGGTAAAGGTAGCCACCACGGGTCAGGGAAAAGGGCGCACGGAAATACAGACAAGTGACAGAACGGGCCTGGGTGGGAATGGGAACAGGTGGCTGCTCCAACCCATAAGCTGAATGAACGGAATGATCCGATAAACCCTTGAAAAGGGTTTGTTGCCAGACCTGAGCTTGCAGGGCATCGGTAGCACAGATCACCCAATCGGCGGCAATCTTGTCTCCGGTGCGGGTGCGGATCCCACAGACTTTGCCCTCTTCTACCTCAATCTGCTCAACCGGCGTCTGATAGCGAATTTGATCAGGGGCAAGGTGGTCGGCCAGTTGTCGTGCTATATCTCCCATGCCCAAAGCCGGCGTGGCAATGGAGCCCTCCGCCATCATCTTGAAATAGAAGGCAAAGAGGCGGGCGCTGCTGTTGAGATCCGGATCCAGCAAAATGCCCCGGTAAAAGGGGTACAAAAAGTGCTGGCAAATGGCTGGGGAGAACCCATACTGGTGCAGGAACTCCCGAATCGAGAGATCTTCCCCGCCCAGTCCCTCCCGAAAAACCTGCTCAGGGCTCCGTTGGGCCAGTTGGGCGCGCAGTTGCAGAATTTTCAACTTATCCAGAGGGGTAGCGAGCGGATTGAGCAAAGACGGGATCCCACTGGCAAGATCCCGCAGTGGATCCCCGAGCAAAAAAGCCTGACCGGGCTTGGCCAAAACAGCTCCGGGGCGGTAATTACGCAGGTTCAAGTCGCGCAGATGGAGGTGACGTTGCACCCCTGGGTAGGCCGTAAACAACACTTGAAAGCCGCGATCCAGACGAAAACCGTCCACCACATCGGTGCGCACCCGTCCACCGGGGCCATCGCTTTTTTCCAGCAGCAGCAGATCCTGCCAACCCTGTTGCTTGAGCACCTTGGCACAGGTCAGGCCCGCCAACCCCGCACCGATGATCACCACTTTGCCCATGTCCGACCCGAGATCCTATTCTCAACACTCACGGTTCATCCTCAGCCGGCTCCGCCACCGTCGGCCCCCAAATGCGAATCGAGCCATCCACACCACCACTAAAAAGGGTCTGTCCATCCGGGCTAAACAGCAACGCACTCACCGTCCAAGTATGTCCACCCAAAGTACGCAGCAGTTCTCCCGTGCGCAGGTCCCAGAGTTTAATCTCTTTGGCGCGGTGATCTGTACCGCTGGCAATCAGGCGGCCATCCGGACTGAGGGTGAGGGTGGCTAAGCTGGCGAAATTTTGTGAGAGTTTTCGTTCCAGGGATCCCGTGCTGAGGTTCCAAATGGAAACGCCATTGGCGCTGCCACTCAACAGATAGCGTCCATCCTGGCTGAGGAGCACTTGCTCGACGGGGTAGTCCGCCTCTAGCGTATCCAGCAAAGTCCCACTGACGGGATCCCAGAGGTGAATGGTGGGATCCGCATGGGCAGCCGCCAGAATGACCGCGGTCGGGGCCAAGGGGATCCTGTCTTCGGGAGCATCCCTGCGGGTAGCCACACGGGTGGGCGGAGTGCGGCCTGGGCCGAAGGTTACGGAGGTAACTCCAGTCTCTGCCTCCTTCTCATGGGCAGTGGCATCGATGGTGCGGAGCAACTGACCACTGTCGGCCTGCCAAAGGCGGATGGTACGGTCAGCACTGCCACTGGCAATCCAACGGCTATCGGGGCTAATGGCAAGGCTGTTGATCAACTCGGTGTGCCCCTGCAATTGCAGTCGTTCGCTCAGGGTGTTCAAATCCCACACCCGCACGGTTCTGTCTGCCCCCGCACTCACCAAGAAAGTTCCATCTGGGCTAATCGCTAGGGTTTCGATCGATCCTTCGTGGCCCACCAAGGTCTCTAGGCGCTCTCCCGTATGCGGATCCCAGAGCTTAACCAAGCCGTCATCTCCGCCAGAAGCCAGTCGGGTTCCATCCGGGCTGATGGCCAGAGCGGTAATGGCAGCGGGCCCCTCTAGAGTGGCCTGTAGCCGCAGGGCATTGGCCCAACGCCCCGGGCTTAA harbors:
- the ftsH gene encoding ATP-dependent zinc metalloprotease FtsH, which translates into the protein MNKPQSPQRWLMALMLGFCLWQGSGPMLHPAPAHAALASALTYDRFLRYVEEGRVTDVRLTDNNQVAEVTATDPQTQNPTRYRVNLLPNTVPQLVDRLTAQGIEVGVVPTRDGGAFWAILGNLLIPVLLLGGLFFFLRRASGGASGPGQAMNFGKSRARFQMEAKTGIKFDDVAGIEEAKEELQEVVTFLKKPERFTAVGAKIPKGVLLVGPPGTGKTLLAKAIAGEAGVPFFSLSGSEFVEMFVGVGASRVRDLFKKAKENAPCIVFIDEIDAVGRQRGAGIGGGNDEREQTLNQLLTEMDGFEGNTGIIIIAATNRPDVLDAALLRPGRFDRQVTVDRPSFKGRYEILRVHARGKKLAEEVNLEAIARRTPGFAGADLANLLNEAAILAARRQRMAITNQDIDDAIDRITIGLTKPPLLDGKSKRLIAYHECGHALLMTLLPHADPLNKVTIIPRSSGAGGFAQQLPNEEQIDSGLYSRAWLLDRVVVGFGGRAAEDIVFGYSEITTGASNDLQQNTSLVRQMVTRFGMSELGPLMLDPPNNEVFLGGGWMNRTEYSEDVAAKIDRQVRQLLESCYQKAKQILMENRALLDRLADTLVERETLDGDEFRAIVAEYVPIPEKSGLPNPKLA
- a CDS encoding methyltransferase domain-containing protein, yielding MLTSPSALPVHLYRCLSCGQEGLAQTPRCEQGQPDRIYCPSCGQIYPILASGAVDFIGNPSDLHLSLAQAIAHSPGFAWSYDRLWRPWALSLLTGESFGAEREGKLLTEWVGAADPVLDLGTAGGYWSRLLLAADPQRTVVGLDNAAGVLVEAAQQAQPNWHHYTLVRARAEQLPLASGAFGAVISGASLNELPLDPSLQEIARILKPGGVFVSMHSQQIQGWGQTLQQWLGATGLRFFSESELQQHLHQAGLQLERYLSFGWVAFARAVRS
- a CDS encoding phosphoribosyltransferase — its product is MHEISITWADYHRKIEELAVKVYESEWEFNQIVCIAKGGLRIGDTLARLFDLPLAILSASSYSGPGNRQRGVLTFSRDLAMTTANLGSEVLLVDDLADSGVTLKRAVHWLKHHYGFYIEEIRTGVLWYKAASVYQPDYYVDYLPDNPWIHQPFEPYEQLTPQQLAQSLRASG
- a CDS encoding VOC family protein, with the translated sequence MALLDPDHPTVPEAFRRKFAGGLIINFEVDDVDTEYDRMCKSGLPILLSLRSEDFGQRHFITSDPNGVLIDVIKVIPPSAAYATQYEEETLKAIGTNPSRKV
- a CDS encoding NAD(P)/FAD-dependent oxidoreductase codes for the protein MGKVVIIGAGLAGLTCAKVLKQQGWQDLLLLEKSDGPGGRVRTDVVDGFRLDRGFQVLFTAYPGVQRHLHLRDLNLRNYRPGAVLAKPGQAFLLGDPLRDLASGIPSLLNPLATPLDKLKILQLRAQLAQRSPEQVFREGLGGEDLSIREFLHQYGFSPAICQHFLYPFYRGILLDPDLNSSARLFAFYFKMMAEGSIATPALGMGDIARQLADHLAPDQIRYQTPVEQIEVEEGKVCGIRTRTGDKIAADWVICATDALQAQVWQQTLFKGLSDHSVHSAYGLEQPPVPIPTQARSVTCLYFRAPFSLTRGGYLYLNASGRGWINHWVELTHISPDLAPTGQHLYSVVVLGDPPLSDEDLAQTCCAELQDYFPKAPVEHLQVVRVYRIPFAQFVQPPGFQAHLPTVFSGIQGLVWAGEYTQQSSIEGSLRSGEQAAESVLKGGRA